In one window of Candidatus Zixiibacteriota bacterium DNA:
- a CDS encoding tetratricopeptide repeat protein, with the protein MYSKLIVIFAVIITSSAFAQDYRSHMNSGQKNYEAEKYQDAAGQFHQAEVLNPDDPQASFNYGAALYKSDDFAKAAEKFSQSAITAKDESKSAAYYNLGNSLFKGRDYAKAMEAFKNALINDPSMQEAKFNYELSKVRLEQQQQQQQEQNSECDKDKQDEKDQQQQQQDKQNQQDKQKQDQQQQEQKQQEQKQQQNQQDQQNQQQQQQQPKKGEMSEKEA; encoded by the coding sequence GTGTATAGCAAATTAATTGTCATATTCGCAGTTATCATAACCTCCTCGGCATTTGCCCAAGATTACCGCAGTCATATGAATAGCGGGCAAAAGAATTACGAGGCTGAAAAATATCAGGATGCGGCTGGTCAGTTTCATCAAGCGGAGGTACTAAATCCGGATGATCCCCAGGCATCATTTAATTACGGCGCGGCGCTGTATAAAAGCGATGACTTTGCCAAAGCCGCCGAAAAGTTTTCTCAATCTGCAATTACAGCAAAAGACGAATCTAAAAGCGCTGCTTATTATAATTTGGGAAATTCGCTATTCAAAGGCCGGGACTATGCCAAGGCGATGGAGGCATTTAAAAATGCGCTGATAAATGACCCATCTATGCAGGAAGCAAAATTCAATTACGAGCTGTCAAAAGTTCGCTTGGAACAACAACAGCAGCAACAGCAAGAACAGAATAGCGAATGCGATAAAGATAAACAGGACGAAAAAGACCAGCAGCAGCAGCAGCAAGACAAGCAAAACCAACAGGATAAACAAAAACAGGACCAACAACAGCAGGAACAAAAACAGCAGGAACAAAAACAGCAACAAAATCAGCAAGACCAACAGAATCAGCAGCAGCAGCAGCAGCAGCCTAAGAAAGGCGAGATGTCGGAGAAAGAAGCCA